The Methanotorris formicicus Mc-S-70 DNA window TCAAAAATAAGAAAAACTGTAGGAGATTTAAAAAGAAGAAAAATAAGTAAAGAAGCAATAAATAAACTAATAGAAAAAGGTTATGACTTAGAAAAGGCGAAGGAGTAATTATAAACCTAAGAAATAAAGGAGTTCCAGCAAAGGTAATAGATGATTTGATTAAGAAAGATGTTTCATTAGATGATTTAGCTAAAATAGCTAAAATCGACATTAAAAATCCTAAGAAGTATTTCAAAGAGTTAGAGAAGTTTTCCAAACCAGAGAAAATAACGATAAAAAACGGAGATAAAGAAATAACCGTTAAACTCATAGATGGAGATACTAAAGAAGGTTTAACACATGCATGGTTAAGGCATGTTATTGGCTATGAATCTAATGAAAAAGCCACTACATTCTTCCCTATGGGACAAACGGTAAATGGGAAGAAAATACCTAAGGTTATAGATGATGCTGATGAGTTGAAGAAGATTATTAAGGAGGCAATAGAAAAGAAGAAAGATGAGCTTAAAGGTAGTAATCCAAAAATTGATTATATGTATGAAAAAGATGGTAAGACTATTGAAATTACTTTAAAATTCCAAAAAGATAAAAAAACTGGAGCATATAAACTAATGACTATATATCCAGAAAGAGGAGATAACATATACATGTATGCTCCAAAAAAGCCAGATAAAAAATGGAAAACATGGGAAAGAAACGAAAATGGCGAATTAATTGAAATATGGGAAAATTAATAAGTGATAATAATGGCGTTGGTAGAATTAATTTATGACAAAGAAAAATATAGAGAAAAAATAAAAAGAACTCTTGCCGCGGAAATAGAAACAATATTCAAGGTTAATGGGGAATTACTTGGAGGTGGCTGTTTAAAATCTGAAGGTGGAGTTTATGGAGATGATTGTGATTTGTATGGATTCTTTGAGGAATTATTAACTTTAGGACTTTCGCAAATACATTTAAATACTTAGATTAACAATAAACCAGTTTCTTTACATAAAGAGATTATGGCATTCCCAACGGCTATTCGATTTAGTTCTCTTCTAAACTCATACCAAGTAATCTTTTTATCGATTCTAATTTTCTCTAAAATAAAGAAAGCCCTCATAGCTAACGAAATATGTCCTAATACTGGAAATCTTTTTCTAACGAAGAAATTTCCAATATTGCAGCACTGTTTAACTCCTCTGTGGAACTCTTCGATTCTCCAAGAGGCGTTTTTGACCTCTTGAAATTCTCCGAAACTCATAAATAGGTTATTCGTTATATAATATACTGCCTTTCCGTTTTTGGAAAGGCAGAAGAGTTTGACATATCCTACTTTCCTTAGATAAACGATTAATCCACTTTCAGGAATTTCTCCAAGTTCTTTAATCGAAATCCACTCACCGTTTTTGGAGAGGTTTATCTTCCTGTTCCTTTTAATTCTGCAGAGGTAAAATAAACCTAACTTATCGATAAGTTTTAAGTTTTCTTTGCTCGAATACCAACTATCGAAGCAGATATATCGAATATTAAATCCCCTTTCAACTAAAGAGAGTATTATTTCCCTACATAAATCATTCTTCGTCTTTCCATCCCTTGGTCTATCATAAACTCTAAAATCGATTGGAATGATGTTCTTTCCATTCGTAGCAATACAATCAACAACATGCATGCCCATAACTACTCGTTTATGTAGATTACTCCAACAATAATAAGTAAATTCTGTTGATTTCGAATAAAACTTATCTATAACAAAATCATCTATAACGAAAATGTTATATTCGGGAGTTATAAAGTTTTTCATGAAGTTAAATAGATTCTCTTGTGGGTTAAGACCCTCATTCCAAAGAATTCGATTTATGGTATCGTGAGATACGTTTATTCCGAAAATGCGTAATGTTTTAGATAGTTCTATACACGAATTAAACTCTGACAATAGAAGAAAGAGCATATAAACAATTGCATTCGCTTTTTTGAGAATATTCTCACCATAAACAATTTTTATTCGAAAAATAGTAAAATGTTGTGGTAGAAATATCTTATCATAAATGCTATATCATTATATTCGAATATGCTTGCGAAAGTCCTAAACTTTACTACCTTATATATTAAGTGAAGGAGAATACTATAGATTCTCTAAAGACTCAGATAAATTTAAATTAAGCGGGTTAAAACCGCGGATTGATACAACCAAGATAAAAAATCCAAATTTGGCTTGTTGGGCATCATTACATTTTCCATTTAATCGTTATGTCTTTGAACTTGATAAAGATAAAGATGAATTAGTAATTCATTACTATAACGACCCTTTATCATATACTGACTGTGAGGAGTATAAAGGTAAAGATAGTGGGATAATTAGAGTTCCATTAAAAGAATTCACTAAAGAAATCGTTAAATTAGCAGAAGATTATCTTGAATTGCTGAAAAATTCAGAGATTCCAGAAGAATATGATTGGAGGGACGATTTGCAAGAGTATATAAATGATGTTAAAAAATACTACAAAGAAAGATATGGGGAATAATTATAACTTAATTTTTTTCTTTTTTATTTTTTATTCAATATAATCTATATAATTAAATAAAATAATCTAAATGACAATAAAAAACTCGGTTGGATAGATAATAAAATAAAGAAACTCAAAGATACTGGTGTAGAAGTAGAAACAATAAACAATATTATCAAAAACAGCGATAAACCAAACGATGCACTTAAAAAAGCAGTAGATGAAACAGATAAACTAACTAAAATGGGAATATCCAAAAGTTCTATATCTAAAATAACTAAAAATATCGATAATGTAGATGATTTAACAAAGATAAGAAAGACAGTAGGAGATTTAAAGAAAAGACATATTTCAGACGATGCTATAAATGAGTTAATTGAAAATGGCTATGATTTAGAGAAAGCGAAAGATACTATTGTAGAATTAAGGAAAAAAGGAGTTTCAGCGAAGATAATAGATAACTTAATTAGGAAAGGATATTCTTTAAAAGAAATATCTGCATTACAATACCTTAAAGGAAAAATTGATTTCAAAGATATAGAAAAACTTGCAAGTATAAAAAATCCTGACAATCCAAGTCAATATGTGTTGCAGAATGTATTAAGAAAGATTAATAAGGAACATAATGATGAGACCAATATTAATTCCATATTATTTGAACTAAAAACAGCATCAAGATTAATGGATAAAGGAGAGAATGTTATTAAGTTTTCTATGAATGAAAAAGGAGAAGAAATAGATGTATTAACTGATAAAGCGGTATATGAATGTAAGAATATAAAACAGGGTAAAAAAATAAGTGACAATAATATAGGAAATTGGGCAAACCAATTAAACAAAAAAATTAAAGCTACAGGAAAAATTGGAATACTTGCATTTCCAAAACATGCTAAAATTAGTGTAAAAAATGCTAAAGAAATGTTTAAAAAGTATGGCATAGAAAAAGTCGCATTTGTTTCAGATAAAGAGATAATTGTAAAAAATATAGATGAATTATAAAGCAAAAATTGGATGATAACCATGTCTTCAGACCTTTCTATTATTTTTTATACAAAAGAGAATCCTAAAAAATATGAAAAAATACTTAAAAATTATGAGAAAGAAATAAATGAAAAGTTACCAAATATTGTTACAGGTTTAGGAATAAGTACCATACTTGATGAAATAGTTATAGACAAAATATTTGGAGAAGAATATTATTCGATTGTAATTTTAACAGATTATATTAAATATTGTTCTTATTTCTATGAAGATGAATACCCAATAGAAGAAGCAAAACAAATAGCAAAACATAATACTCAAATACTTTTAGATATAGTTAAAAAAGTTATAGATCTTATTCAGCCAGAGTTTGGATTCGGAGATATTAGCGGAAGAATAGATGAGTATGTAATAAAGTTAGAAAAAAAGAAGTATAAAAATGTAAAAGAATTTTTATCAGATATAACTGACAATTTCACGAAACTACCGTGGTTATTTGTGTATAACGAAGATTTAGATATAAAAATACCAGATAAAGTAAGATGGGATGGACTACTTACTGAAATTTCAAAAAAACCACAATTAATAGAAAAAATAGGAAAATGTTTTCTATATGTTCTGAATGTTAATTCAGTATCTTCTGCGGAAGGCGAAGGATGGGAATGAATCATTAAAATCTTATTTTATTTTTAATCAAATAATAATCTATATATTTGAATAAAATAATAAACTAACTAAAATGGGAATTAGCAAAGAAAACTTAAATAAAATCGTTGAAAATCTAAAGGATATTAAAGATATAACAAAGATAAGAAAGACAATAGGAGATTTAAAAAGAATAAAAATAAGCAAAGAAGCAATAAACAAACTAATAGAAAAAAGTTATGATTTAGAAAAAGTAAAAGAGATAGTTAAAGAGTTAAGAAATGTAGGGGTAAAATCCAAGACAATAAATAAACTAATAGAAAACGGTTATGATATAGTTAAATTCGATAAAAAATTTAAAACTATAACTAACTCAGACCCGAAATTAATGAAAAAATTGGCAAAATACATTAACAATTGGGATATAAGTAGAAGTAATCCATTAGATGATTCAGCAGAAAGTCAGAAGTTAGTTAAAGTGTTTAATGCTAAAGGAGTGAAAACTAAAGTAGGAGAAAGCGAACCTATAAGTAATTTTGCAGTGCTTAAAGAGGGGACAACCAATGGATTTGGTTGGAAGCATATAACGAGAGATAAAAGATTAAAAGAATTTAAGAACTTCTATTCAAAGAGAGGACTACACTTTAGTAGCGATGAGCAACTAAAAGAGCAAATACTTAAAGATATTGAAAATGCATTGAAGTATGGAAAACCAAAATATATTAATGAAGGGAAAGGTGAATACCAAATATTATATAACGATATTTTTGTATCGATAAATAAGGATGATAGTATAACTACTGCATATCCAAAAACCCGGTGATTAAATGGTAAAGTATGAAAATGTTATGGTTGTAAAGACAGAGGTTATATATGGACCAAAAGATTTTGAAGAAGAAATAAGCGGAAATTATACATTACCTATTGAAGCAAATGTTACATTTGATATAAACGGATATCATATAGAAGCATTTGTTACACCACCTATAGATGGAATAAAAGAAAACGAAAGATATATAGTAAATCTCAAAATTATGACATACGACTTAGAAATAGTTGATGTACCTAAAAAACAAAAATTAATATATCAGATTACAACAAATCCTGATTACGTCTTCGTTGGAGAGGTTTTAGAAATAGATAGAAAGAAAAAGAAGATAATCTTCGACTGCGGAGTGAAGTTAGAAGCGGACTGGGATAAAATACATGAAGAAACCGTTAAAAAACTAAAAGAAGGGGATTGGATATTCATAAAAGGTAAAATGTTCGGAGATATTGAAGAATAAATTTTTAATTTATTTTATAATTTTTAATGGAAAAAATAAGGAATAATGGTAAAAATAACCAAAATAAAAAAATTAAATCATCTCAATAAATGCCTCTAATCTTGTTTTTAATTGCTCTTTATCGCTTTCAGAGTAATCAGTTTCAATTCTAATAACTGGGATGCCTTCTTTTTTAAGTTCTTCCTCAACTCTTGCCCCCTCTACATTGAAAGTATGGCAATACTGCAAGGTGCAGTAAACAACTCCATCAGCATTCAACTCTTTAACCAATCTTTTTATGTTCTCTATCCTATCATCATTCTTAAATCTACATGCACATGGAATTTTGAAGTATCTTTTTGCTATGTCCTCTATGCTATAACCTTCAACAAAGTTTTCAAAGAATCTTGTTCCAGTGCAACTCTCCTCTCCAACAACAACTCCCCCAACTTCTTCAATAAGTTCAACAATCTTATTATTTCCAGCAACCATAGGACATCCAGTTATTAAAATCCTCTTACCTTCAAAGCCTTCTCCTTTTTCAACTTTTTCTTCCAATTCTTTAATTAAATCCCCTAAAATTTCTATTGTATCATCAATATCCAACAAATAAGCAAATTGGAACAATTTTAAAACATCGATTCCTTTAATGGGGACTGGTTTATTTTTTCTTAACTCATAAAGTTTGTAAAATAATGCTCTAACTCTATTGACTTTGTCGACCATTTCT harbors:
- a CDS encoding double-cubane-cluster-containing anaerobic reductase is translated as MMELKTIKKLMEKFANRKEQLYKQKEEGKKVFGMFCAYVPIELILAGNAIPVGLCGGKNDTIPIAEEDLPRNLCPLIKSSYGFKKAKSCPYFEVSDIVIGETTCEGKKKMFELMERLVPMHIMHLPHIKDEDSLKIWIKEVEKLKELIEKETDNEITEEKLKEMVDKVNRVRALFYKLYELRKNKPVPIKGIDVLKLFQFAYLLDIDDTIEILGDLIKELEEKVEKGEGFEGKRILITGCPMVAGNNKIVELIEEVGGVVVGEESCTGTRFFENFVEGYSIEDIAKRYFKIPCACRFKNDDRIENIKRLVKELNADGVVYCTLQYCHTFNVEGARVEEELKKEGIPVIRIETDYSESDKEQLKTRLEAFIEMI
- a CDS encoding IS701 family transposase, whose translation is MLKKANAIVYMLFLLLSEFNSCIELSKTLRIFGINVSHDTINRILWNEGLNPQENLFNFMKNFITPEYNIFVIDDFVIDKFYSKSTEFTYYCWSNLHKRVVMGMHVVDCIATNGKNIIPIDFRVYDRPRDGKTKNDLCREIILSLVERGFNIRYICFDSWYSSKENLKLIDKLGLFYLCRIKRNRKINLSKNGEWISIKELGEIPESGLIVYLRKVGYVKLFCLSKNGKAVYYITNNLFMSFGEFQEVKNASWRIEEFHRGVKQCCNIGNFFVRKRFPVLGHISLAMRAFFILEKIRIDKKITWYEFRRELNRIAVGNAIISLCKETGLLLI
- a CDS encoding OB-fold nucleic acid binding domain-containing protein; translated protein: MVKYENVMVVKTEVIYGPKDFEEEISGNYTLPIEANVTFDINGYHIEAFVTPPIDGIKENERYIVNLKIMTYDLEIVDVPKKQKLIYQITTNPDYVFVGEVLEIDRKKKKIIFDCGVKLEADWDKIHEETVKKLKEGDWIFIKGKMFGDIEE